From Rudanella lutea DSM 19387, a single genomic window includes:
- a CDS encoding MFS transporter, with protein MKTAPSTPPDLPMQSAHPSGTVSGLRWWIIGLIAIATIINYIDRNALAVMWPGISSDLGLDKEAYALVVSFFMVAYGISQTISGRLFDRVGTRLGFVLSITLWSVAAGLHALARGLGSFMLVRALLGLGEAGNWPGAVKSNAEWFPVRERAFAQGLFNAGASLGAVISAPLIAYFYEQLGWQGTFLLICMLGLLWVIPWWFINKATPDKHPWLSEAERQHILDGQTAVVETTEKALSVQDLLSYRQAWGVILARLFLDPIWWLFVSWLPIYLHDQFKFDIKQIGAFAWFPYVGAALGSLTGGWLAGYLIRRGVDVLNARKICIGLGAALMLPGLVASAFTTTPEGAMLTIFVALMGFQVAIGNIQTLPGDLFSGKSVGTLAGISGTGAVLGVLVTTWLVPTLTQTSYTPFFVLAALLVPLGFLSIVVLIRPNPGSNT; from the coding sequence ATGAAAACCGCCCCCTCTACCCCACCCGATCTGCCGATGCAATCTGCCCACCCGTCTGGAACAGTATCGGGTTTACGCTGGTGGATTATTGGTTTGATTGCCATCGCCACCATCATCAACTACATCGACCGAAACGCGCTGGCAGTCATGTGGCCCGGCATTTCGTCTGACCTCGGACTCGACAAAGAGGCTTACGCGTTAGTAGTATCATTTTTTATGGTCGCTTACGGTATCAGTCAAACCATTTCGGGGCGCCTGTTCGACCGGGTCGGTACTCGCCTTGGCTTTGTCCTGTCCATCACACTCTGGTCAGTGGCCGCGGGCCTGCATGCATTAGCGCGGGGGCTGGGGTCGTTCATGCTGGTCAGAGCCTTATTGGGACTGGGCGAGGCCGGTAACTGGCCGGGGGCTGTCAAATCAAATGCCGAATGGTTTCCCGTACGGGAGCGGGCCTTTGCTCAGGGGTTATTCAACGCGGGGGCTTCGCTGGGGGCCGTCATTTCAGCACCACTCATCGCCTATTTCTATGAACAATTGGGGTGGCAGGGTACGTTTCTGCTCATCTGTATGCTGGGGCTGCTGTGGGTCATTCCATGGTGGTTTATCAATAAAGCAACACCCGACAAACACCCGTGGTTGAGCGAAGCCGAACGCCAGCACATTCTGGACGGGCAAACCGCCGTAGTTGAAACCACCGAGAAAGCCTTATCGGTACAGGACTTGTTGAGTTACCGGCAAGCGTGGGGGGTCATTCTGGCCCGACTATTTCTGGACCCAATCTGGTGGTTGTTTGTGAGTTGGCTTCCGATCTACTTGCACGATCAGTTTAAATTCGACATTAAGCAGATCGGTGCTTTTGCCTGGTTCCCCTACGTGGGTGCCGCTCTCGGTAGCCTGACGGGCGGGTGGCTGGCAGGCTATCTGATCCGCCGAGGGGTTGATGTTCTCAACGCCCGCAAAATATGTATCGGTTTGGGGGCGGCCCTCATGCTACCCGGACTGGTTGCCAGTGCGTTTACAACTACGCCAGAGGGTGCTATGCTGACCATTTTTGTAGCTCTGATGGGTTTTCAGGTGGCCATCGGCAATATTCAGACCCTTCCGGGCGACTTATTTTCGGGCAAATCAGTCGGCACACTGGCCGGCATAAGCGGCACGGGTGCGGTGCTGGGTGTGCTGGTGACCACCTGGCTCGTACCAACGTTGACGCAAACAAGCTACACCCCATTTTTCGTCCTGGCCGCCCTACTTGTTCCGCTTGGCTTTCTGTCGATTGTAGTCCTGATCCGCCCCAATCCCGGCAGTAACACCTGA
- a CDS encoding putative Ig domain-containing protein, with amino-acid sequence MTDFSGEGRLEFLTGKGDGIVGYFNQDAVNSPDFSRVNSDYLVLTNNTAPFCVDLDGNGRIDVLIGVGNGTIYRFEQSAVNSTNVNQITNNFNSISAGSNAKPCVTDIDGDGLLDLLVGRADGTIDRYEQDTPNLSPTIAGFSPVTTPVCAEQITTFTATVGNVSPPYAFTLTNGAATVTGNANTTAFSQSWTAGGSGTQTFSLIVSGNGTTVATTTLTVNPLPLASIQVPASTTLTCTTPTITLTASGGGTYRWDNNTTSATRTVNAAGTFSVTVTSANGCTAVDTQVITSNTTPPTANISASATEISCTVPTITLTASGGGTYRWDNNTTSATRTVNAASTYSVTVTSANGCTAVDTQVITSNTTPPTANISASATEISCTVPTITLTASGGGTYRWDNNTTSATRTVNAAGTFSVTVTSANGCTAVDTQVITSNTTPPTANISASATEISCTVPTITLTASGGGTYRWDNNTTSATRTVNAASTYSVTVTSANGCTAVDTQVITSNTTPPTANISASATEISCTVPTITLTASGGGTYRWDNNTTSATRTVNAASTYSVTVTSANGCTAVDTQVITQNTTPPTANISAPATEITCTVPSIILTVTGGGTYRWDNNTTSATRTVNMAGTFSVTVTGANGCTATANATITSTTATLTLTNPVTTTALINVPFSQNFIAAGGQGGYSFSLASGTLPNGLALTTSGNLTGTPTQAGSFSITARAQDANGCVGTGPAYTFQVSTTATVTTAAPAIITGTSASLGGTVSADGGATITESGVVYVVGTGVPTTSNTKVMMAAGVGSYAQLVTGLTPATTYSVRAYAINIAGTSYGNLQTFTTSAAPQAPVVLTPANGSVTNQNRPTYTGTASPGDVVTVRVDDIIIGQATANASGNWSIASSSPLADGPHTVYASVFRDGILSANSNTNSFTVDTTPPPAPVVTTPANGAILSDTTPTYTGTAEAQSTVTVRVDGSPIGTTTADASGTWTFTPTTPLAPGSHTVRVRATDLAGNESVDSNTNTFTVDTAAPTVTITSSSTSPTNSSALSVTFTFSESVNGFDVGDVTVGNGGLIGFSGSGSRYTATLVPASPGLVSVSVAASVAQDAANNGNVASNRFTIDYLPLPTIVGFSASPAIVCTNALTTFTATIGNITGNYSYTLTNGSSTTSGSSSNLTFSQSWLTSGSGVQAFTLTVEGNGRHNATTSVTVNALPVVTLSSSGTLTCAQTSVVLTATGGSNYAFSGQGLNQSGSGNMATVSAAGTYSVLVTDANGCTASATTIVESATNAVNATLVASGTLTCSNPTVTLTAAPAGANYQFSGPGLSQTGAVNTATVSAAGTYSVVITAAGGCSALATVTVSGNTTPPTAGISPSTTTLTCTNPTATLTATGGGTYRWEDNSTSATRTVNAAGTYSVTVTGANGCTATTGVNITGDTTPPTVSLAASGTVSCANPTVTLTASPAGQGTYRFGGPGLNQTGPANTATVSAGGLYSVTLTSANGCTASATTTVESATNAVNATLVASSTITCNNPTVTLTASPAGASYAFSGPGLNQTGASNTATVSAAGTYSVIVTAAGGCSALATVTVQASQELPNLSITANPGTAVVQGQAVTLTATGATSFRWSTGATGASINPPTSATGSTVYSVTGTAPNGCSATAQITLVVSASVTPPPAGVCGSQPGTIGGPLTLLEPIYNCATGQIQFRTSGGNGTPITYAAIGITGPTTSCSAMVDAQVAQDIRDGKPNVEPFTLLATQGNITVMYRWNALAVCAGTPPPTNTPPSVVNAVGPQSATVGVGYSLNVGNVFTDAQTPAALTLSAPGLPAGLALNGSTITGTPSTSGVSTVTLTASDPGGLSNSTSFQLTVSSAGSTTVVPPVGGPLAATVVSYNCQTGAIVFGATGGNGSAVEYLAIGITGWTTNSNQMIEAGLRADPKPVTVQVRQTGVAGQSFVFDFGAFCAGNPQPPTNTAPSVANAVGPQSATVGVGYSLNVSSVFTDAQTPAALTLSASGLPAGLALNGSTLSGTPSTSGVSTVTLTATDPGGLSNSTSFVLTVSPVGGTPPVGGPLAATVVSYNCQTGAIVFGSTGGNGSAVEYFAIGITGWTTNVNAMIEAGLRADPKPVTLRVRQNGVEGTPFVFDFGAFCSRPARVATETASELEVVVLGNPTPESWVEVQVANSAGEALQVRVISAQGRAVSSVSVAPTSQPLRQRVQLGDNAGTYLLQVATPTRTKTVKVVRQ; translated from the coding sequence GCGGAGCAAATCACTACCTTTACCGCCACGGTGGGCAACGTGAGCCCGCCTTATGCATTCACGCTCACCAACGGCGCGGCTACCGTCACCGGCAACGCCAACACCACTGCCTTCAGCCAATCCTGGACGGCAGGGGGGAGCGGTACACAAACGTTCTCGCTCATTGTGAGCGGGAACGGTACGACGGTCGCTACTACTACCCTGACCGTTAATCCCCTGCCTTTAGCCTCGATTCAGGTACCGGCCAGCACTACCCTGACCTGCACCACCCCCACCATCACCCTCACTGCCTCAGGCGGGGGCACCTACCGCTGGGACAATAACACCACCAGCGCAACTCGCACCGTCAACGCTGCCGGGACATTCTCGGTGACGGTCACCTCGGCCAACGGGTGTACGGCGGTGGATACGCAAGTCATCACCAGCAATACTACACCACCTACGGCTAATATCTCAGCCTCGGCTACCGAGATTAGCTGTACCGTGCCCACCATCACCCTCACTGCCTCGGGCGGAGGCACCTACCGCTGGGACAATAACACCACCAGCGCGACCCGCACCGTCAACGCAGCCAGCACCTATTCGGTCACGGTTACGAGTGCCAATGGTTGTACAGCGGTGGATACCCAGGTAATCACCAGCAATACCACACCACCCACGGCTAACATCTCAGCCTCGGCTACCGAGATTAGCTGTACCGTGCCCACGATCACCCTTACTGCCTCAGGCGGAGGCACCTACCGCTGGGACAATAACACCACCAGCGCAACTCGCACCGTCAACGCTGCCGGGACATTCTCGGTGACGGTCACCTCGGCCAACGGGTGTACGGCGGTGGATACGCAAGTCATCACCAGCAATACTACACCACCTACGGCTAATATCTCAGCCTCGGCTACCGAGATTAGCTGTACCGTGCCCACCATCACCCTCACTGCCTCGGGCGGAGGCACCTACCGCTGGGACAATAACACCACCAGCGCGACCCGCACCGTCAACGCAGCCAGCACNTATTCGGTCACGGTTACGAGTGCCAATGGTTGTACAGCGGTGGATACCCAGGTAATCACCAGCAATACCACACCACCCACGGCTAACATCTCAGCCTCGGCTACCGAGATTAGCTGTACCGTGCCCACGATCACCCTTACTGCCTCAGGCGGAGGCACCTACCGCTGGGACAATAACACCACCAGCGCGACCCGCACCGTCAACGCAGCCAGCACTTATTCGGTCACCGTCACCTCGGCCAACGGCTGTACAGCCGTGGATACCCAGGTGATTACCCAAAACACCACACCGCCCACCGCTAATATCTCAGCGCCCGCGACTGAAATCACCTGCACAGTACCAAGCATCATTTTAACCGTAACCGGTGGAGGCACCTACCGCTGGGACAACAACACGACCAGTGCAACTCGCACCGTCAATATGGCCGGGACGTTCTCGGTGACCGTCACCGGCGCTAACGGCTGCACGGCAACCGCAAACGCCACCATCACCAGTACCACCGCCACGCTCACCCTTACGAATCCGGTTACGACGACAGCCCTCATCAACGTGCCGTTCAGCCAGAACTTTATCGCGGCAGGCGGACAGGGCGGCTACAGTTTCAGTCTGGCAAGTGGCACCCTGCCCAACGGCCTCGCCCTGACCACTTCGGGAAATTTGACCGGAACACCCACCCAGGCCGGTTCGTTCTCGATTACCGCCCGGGCCCAGGATGCCAACGGCTGTGTCGGCACTGGTCCCGCATACACGTTTCAGGTCAGCACCACGGCAACCGTTACCACGGCGGCTCCGGCAATCATTACCGGCACGAGCGCATCACTGGGCGGCACCGTTTCTGCCGATGGGGGGGCTACCATCACCGAGTCGGGGGTCGTTTACGTGGTCGGAACCGGCGTACCGACCACGAGTAACACCAAAGTGATGATGGCGGCCGGGGTGGGCTCTTATGCTCAGCTGGTCACCGGCCTGACACCCGCCACCACCTATTCTGTCCGTGCCTATGCCATAAACATTGCCGGCACGAGCTACGGGAATCTCCAAACCTTTACCACCTCGGCCGCCCCACAGGCTCCCGTTGTGCTGACACCCGCCAATGGTAGCGTAACCAATCAGAACCGGCCCACCTACACCGGTACAGCCTCGCCGGGCGATGTTGTCACTGTCCGGGTGGATGACATTATTATCGGGCAAGCTACCGCCAATGCAAGCGGCAACTGGTCAATCGCGTCCTCGTCGCCCTTAGCCGATGGACCTCATACCGTCTACGCCAGTGTTTTTCGTGATGGGATCCTGAGTGCCAATAGTAACACCAATTCGTTTACCGTCGACACGACCCCGCCCCCGGCACCGGTCGTAACAACACCTGCTAACGGCGCCATCCTGAGCGACACGACACCCACCTACACGGGTACGGCCGAAGCCCAGAGCACCGTTACGGTTCGGGTCGATGGTTCACCTATCGGCACCACCACGGCCGATGCCAGCGGTACCTGGACCTTCACGCCCACGACCCCGCTCGCACCCGGTTCCCATACCGTAAGGGTCCGTGCGACAGATTTAGCCGGAAACGAAAGCGTAGACAGCAACACGAATACCTTTACGGTTGATACGGCTGCACCAACCGTCACTATAACAAGCTCATCGACCAGCCCAACCAATTCGAGCGCCCTCTCTGTGACCTTCACCTTTTCGGAGTCGGTCAACGGGTTTGACGTGGGGGACGTAACGGTTGGAAACGGGGGGCTGATTGGGTTCAGTGGTTCGGGCAGCCGCTACACGGCCACGCTGGTGCCCGCGTCGCCCGGCCTCGTATCGGTCAGTGTAGCGGCCAGCGTGGCGCAGGATGCGGCTAATAACGGCAACGTGGCCTCGAACCGGTTTACAATCGACTACTTGCCTCTGCCAACCATTGTTGGGTTTAGCGCCAGTCCAGCTATAGTTTGTACCAATGCGCTGACTACCTTCACCGCTACCATTGGGAATATAACGGGTAATTACTCCTACACACTAACCAACGGTAGCAGCACGACTTCGGGTAGCTCATCAAACCTGACGTTTAGCCAATCCTGGCTGACATCGGGCTCCGGTGTGCAAGCCTTTACCCTGACGGTTGAGGGCAATGGCAGACACAATGCCACCACATCAGTAACGGTGAATGCGCTGCCGGTTGTGACACTCAGTAGCAGTGGCACGCTTACCTGCGCCCAAACCTCGGTTGTGCTTACCGCAACGGGGGGAAGCAACTACGCGTTCAGTGGGCAGGGTCTGAACCAGTCTGGTAGCGGGAACATGGCTACCGTTTCGGCAGCAGGCACCTATTCTGTACTGGTGACCGATGCCAACGGTTGCACAGCTTCGGCCACCACCATCGTTGAGAGCGCCACCAATGCGGTCAATGCCACCCTCGTGGCTTCGGGCACCCTCACCTGTAGCAATCCGACTGTCACACTCACGGCAGCACCCGCAGGGGCCAATTACCAATTCAGTGGACCGGGTCTAAGTCAGACCGGGGCGGTCAATACGGCCACCGTGTCGGCAGCGGGCACCTATTCGGTGGTGATTACTGCGGCAGGTGGTTGCTCGGCACTGGCCACTGTCACTGTATCGGGGAACACCACGCCCCCCACGGCTGGCATTAGCCCGAGCACAACAACGCTCACCTGCACCAACCCCACCGCGACACTCACCGCGACCGGTGGAGGTACCTACCGCTGGGAGGACAATTCCACGAGTGCAACCCGCACGGTCAATGCAGCCGGCACCTACTCCGTGACCGTAACGGGGGCCAACGGCTGTACCGCCACGACGGGTGTGAACATCACCGGCGACACCACTCCACCCACCGTCTCACTAGCTGCTTCGGGCACGGTGAGCTGCGCCAACCCGACCGTCACCCTGACGGCATCACCCGCCGGACAAGGCACTTATCGATTTGGCGGACCCGGCCTCAACCAGACCGGACCCGCCAACACGGCCACCGTTTCGGCCGGGGGACTCTACTCGGTGACCCTCACGAGTGCGAATGGGTGCACAGCTTCAGCCACGACAACCGTCGAGAGTGCCACCAATGCGGTCAATGCCACCCTCGTGGCTTCGAGCACCATTACCTGCAACAACCCCACCGTGACCCTCACCGCGTCACCAGCGGGAGCCAGCTACGCCTTCAGCGGACCGGGCCTCAACCAGACCGGGGCGAGTAACACCGCCACCGTGTCGGCAGCGGGCACTTATTCGGTGATTGTCACAGCCGCTGGAGGATGTTCGGCATTGGCTACCGTCACTGTCCAGGCGAGTCAGGAACTGCCTAACCTGAGCATCACCGCTAACCCCGGCACAGCCGTCGTGCAGGGTCAAGCCGTCACCCTCACCGCCACCGGAGCCACGAGCTTCCGCTGGAGTACGGGCGCAACTGGGGCAAGCATCAATCCGCCCACATCAGCCACCGGTTCCACCGTTTATTCGGTTACCGGTACCGCGCCCAACGGCTGTTCGGCCACCGCCCAAATCACGCTTGTGGTGTCGGCCAGTGTTACACCGCCACCCGCTGGCGTCTGTGGTTCACAACCCGGCACCATCGGCGGACCGCTCACCCTTTTGGAGCCGATTTACAATTGCGCTACGGGCCAGATTCAGTTCCGCACGAGCGGGGGTAACGGCACACCCATTACCTACGCGGCCATCGGCATCACCGGCCCCACCACCTCCTGCTCGGCTATGGTCGATGCCCAGGTGGCCCAGGACATCCGCGATGGCAAACCCAATGTGGAACCCTTCACCTTGCTGGCCACGCAGGGTAACATCACGGTGATGTACCGCTGGAATGCGCTGGCTGTTTGTGCCGGCACGCCACCGCCCACCAACACCCCACCATCGGTCGTCAATGCCGTTGGGCCACAATCGGCCACGGTGGGCGTGGGCTACAGCCTCAACGTGGGCAACGTGTTCACCGATGCGCAAACGCCCGCGGCTCTGACCTTGTCCGCTCCGGGCCTGCCCGCCGGGCTGGCCCTGAATGGCAGCACGATCACGGGTACGCCATCAACCTCGGGGGTGAGCACGGTGACGCTGACGGCCTCCGATCCCGGTGGTTTGAGCAACAGCACGAGCTTCCAGCTCACCGTCAGCTCGGCGGGTAGCACCACGGTAGTACCCCCCGTGGGCGGGCCATTGGCCGCGACGGTGGTGAGCTACAACTGCCAAACCGGAGCGATTGTCTTCGGGGCAACGGGCGGCAACGGCTCGGCAGTCGAGTATCTGGCTATCGGCATCACCGGCTGGACGACCAACTCCAACCAGATGATCGAGGCCGGACTCAGAGCCGACCCCAAACCGGTGACGGTGCAGGTACGGCAAACCGGCGTAGCTGGGCAGTCGTTCGTGTTCGACTTCGGGGCCTTCTGCGCGGGCAACCCCCAACCGCCCACCAACACGGCCCCTAGCGTCGCTAACGCAGTCGGGCCACAATCGGCCACGGTGGGCGTGGGCTACAGCCTCAACGTGAGCAGTGTGTTCACCGATGCGCAAACACCCGCGGCCCTGACCTTGTCAGCCTCGGGCCTGCCCGCCGGACTGGCCCTGAACGGCAGCACCCTTTCGGGTACGCCATCAACCTCGGGGGTGAGCACGGTGACGCTGACGGCCACCGACCCCGGTGGTTTGAGCAACAGCACGAGCTTTGTGTTGACGGTCAGTCCGGTAGGTGGCACCCCACCCGTGGGCGGGCCATTGGCGGCCACCGTGGTGAGCTACAACTGCCAGACCGGGGCGATTGTGTTCGGGTCAACGGGCGGCAACGGCTCGGCGGTGGAGTACTTCGCCATCGGCATCACGGGCTGGACTACCAACGTAAACGCCATGATTGAGGCTGGTCTGCGGGCCGATCCCAAGCCGGTCACCCTCCGGGTTCGGCAGAATGGGGTAGAGGGCACGCCGTTTGTGTTCGACTTCGGGGCTTTCTGTAGCCGCCCCGCGCGGGTGGCCACGGAGACGGCATCCGAACTGGAGGTGGTAGTGCTGGGTAACCCCACTCCCGAAAGTTGGGTGGAGGTGCAGGTGGCCAACTCTGCCGGCGAGGCTCTGCAAGTACGGGTGATCTCGGCACAAGGCCGGGCGGTGAGTAGTGTGTCGGTGGCTCCAACTTCACAACCCCTGCGGCAGCGGGTTCAGTTGGGCGACAATGCGGGCACGTACCTGTTGCAGGTAGCAACGCCCACCCGCACCAAAACGGTAAAGGTGGTGCGCCAGTAA
- a CDS encoding RagB/SusD family nutrient uptake outer membrane protein, with protein MKYIQFFVVLVCLVLCSCQETIDLYPQSNLNTGTYYRTVDEVRVGLTGCYNGMQAPLQTEWQLTELRSDNSKQGVPASTSSNNRDLSDLDMFLPATIHSAIYSYWLTTYNNIRNANIILQRLGVVYDPSAGAISLQNIDIKISDTDRKQLAGEALFIRSYHYFNLVRLYGGVFLLHTPVSAAEARAINRSSVADVYKLIEADLKTATTYLNPAKFAQITGSSIGRANQWAAKALLGKVYLTLNRKAEAAILLQDVVTNSGFSLLPAYANVFSVTNEMNAEILFTVRYKAGGLGLGSGFGNSFAALNSGSAIINGSGQGLNYPTTELNTLFTTRDNRRPVNIATFGTGTAARLYVPKYLSPVVLSNDGESDWPIIRFADVQLMLAEAQGFRPESIGLINQVRARAGLPALAATVNSVATFEQALAEERRLELAFENHRYFDLMRYNTTLTTIKAVDVLRNHFAAEYASHYAQYPVPILTLPELQANVTEQKLLLPIPQREIDTNPSLNITQNAGY; from the coding sequence ATGAAATACATACAGTTTTTCGTCGTGCTTGTCTGCCTGGTGTTGTGCAGCTGCCAGGAAACAATCGATCTGTACCCACAATCTAACCTGAACACCGGAACGTATTACCGAACCGTTGATGAGGTACGTGTGGGGCTCACAGGCTGCTACAATGGTATGCAGGCCCCCCTCCAGACGGAGTGGCAACTCACCGAGCTTCGTTCGGACAATTCAAAACAGGGTGTACCCGCCAGTACCAGTTCCAACAACCGGGATCTGAGCGATCTGGATATGTTTTTACCCGCAACAATCCACTCCGCCATTTATAGCTACTGGCTAACTACGTACAACAACATTCGGAACGCCAATATCATTTTACAACGGCTGGGCGTGGTTTATGACCCATCAGCAGGGGCAATTTCGTTGCAAAATATTGACATCAAGATTTCGGATACCGATCGCAAACAGCTGGCGGGCGAAGCACTATTCATCCGAAGCTACCATTATTTCAATTTGGTCCGGCTATACGGAGGGGTCTTTCTGTTGCATACGCCTGTTTCGGCTGCGGAAGCGCGAGCCATTAATCGGTCGAGTGTAGCCGATGTATATAAACTAATCGAAGCCGATCTGAAAACAGCCACGACGTACCTGAACCCGGCCAAATTCGCGCAGATTACGGGCTCCAGTATCGGTAGAGCCAATCAGTGGGCCGCCAAAGCTCTACTGGGTAAGGTGTACCTGACTCTGAACCGAAAGGCCGAAGCCGCTATCCTATTGCAGGATGTAGTAACAAACAGTGGTTTCTCGTTGCTACCCGCTTACGCCAATGTATTCTCGGTTACCAACGAGATGAATGCCGAGATCCTTTTTACGGTGCGCTACAAAGCGGGTGGATTGGGGCTTGGCTCAGGTTTTGGTAATAGTTTTGCGGCCCTGAACAGTGGCTCGGCCATCATCAACGGTTCCGGACAGGGTCTCAACTACCCCACTACCGAGCTCAACACCCTTTTTACCACTCGCGACAATCGACGACCCGTCAACATTGCCACATTTGGAACCGGTACAGCAGCCAGACTGTACGTTCCCAAATACCTGAGTCCCGTTGTGCTGTCGAACGACGGCGAAAGCGACTGGCCCATTATTCGCTTCGCCGATGTTCAATTGATGCTGGCCGAGGCTCAGGGATTCAGACCCGAAAGTATAGGCCTTATCAATCAGGTCAGAGCCAGAGCCGGCCTACCTGCCCTGGCCGCAACCGTCAACTCTGTTGCTACCTTCGAGCAGGCGTTGGCCGAAGAACGGCGGCTTGAACTTGCCTTTGAAAACCATCGGTACTTTGATCTGATGCGGTACAACACAACGCTCACAACCATCAAGGCGGTTGATGTCTTAAGAAATCATTTTGCGGCCGAATATGCCTCACACTATGCGCAGTACCCGGTACCGATTCTGACGCTCCCCGAACTGCAGGCCAATGTTACCGAGCAGAAGTTATTGCTGCCTATACCACAGCGCGAAATTGACACCAACCCTTCGCTCAATATCACACAAAATGCCGGCTACTAA
- a CDS encoding cupin domain-containing protein translates to MQYNSDVFVKDTDLTWEQVSSSVRRKIMAYDNQIMLVKAEFAQGGVGPIHDHFHSQVTYVESGVFEVSIGSEKKILTTGDAFYIPPHVPHGAVALEGGVLVDVFSPIREDFMTTAHSATEPANADSSTQ, encoded by the coding sequence ATGCAATACAATAGTGATGTTTTTGTTAAAGATACCGACCTGACCTGGGAGCAGGTTAGTTCGAGTGTCCGTCGAAAAATTATGGCCTACGATAACCAGATTATGCTGGTAAAAGCTGAGTTTGCGCAAGGCGGAGTTGGCCCGATTCATGACCACTTTCACAGTCAGGTTACCTATGTCGAGAGCGGGGTTTTCGAAGTCTCCATTGGCAGTGAGAAGAAAATTCTTACAACAGGCGACGCGTTTTATATTCCTCCTCACGTACCCCACGGTGCTGTGGCGTTGGAGGGCGGGGTGCTGGTGGATGTATTCAGCCCGATACGCGAAGATTTTATGACAACTGCACACTCGGCCACCGAACCTGCCAACGCGGACTCTTCCACTCAATAA